NNNNNNNNNNNNNNNNNNNNNNNNNNNNNNNNNNNNNNNNNNNNNNNNNNNNNNNNNNNNNNNNNNNNNNNNNNNNNNNNNNNNNNNNNNNNNNNNNNNNNNNNNNNNNNNNNNNNNNNNNNNNNNNNNNNNNNNNNNNNNNNNNNNNNNNNNNNNNNNNNNNNNNNNNNNNNNNNNNNNNNNNNNNNNNNNNNNNNNNNNNNNNNNNNNNNNNNNNNNNNNNNNNNNNNNNNNNNNNNNNNNNNNNNNNNNNNNNNNNNNNNNNNNNNNNNNNNNNNNNNNNNNNNNNNNNNNNNNNNNNNNNNNNNNNNNNNNNNNNNNNCTGAGGTCAGACCTTCTCTCTGAGGTCAGACCTTCTCTCTGAGGTCAGACCTTCTCACTGAGGTCAGACCTTCTCTCTGTGGTCAGACCTTCTCtctggtccagctcctctccttcAGGACTGAAAGAGTCAGTTGAACAGTTCATTAAACTCATGACTCTGATTCAAGGACTTTTTCTGGTTAAACTCAGGACCAGGTTCTCTTTGTTCTGATGGTCTTCTTTCGTCCTCAGAACACGAGCCGGTCCGACTAGCAGGAGGTTCGGACCGCTGCAACGGCCGGGTGGAGGTCTGGAGGGACGGGGAGTGGGGGACGGTGTGCGACGACCAGTGGGACCTGAAGGACGCCGACGTGGTCTGCGCCCAGCTCGGCTGTGGGTTCGCCCTTAACGCGACGGGTCAGGGCGGCCCGTTTCCCCGGGGCAGAGGACCCGTCCTCCTGGACGAGCTGAACTGCACCGGGAAGGAGGACAACCTGTGGGCCTGTCCGTCTGAACAGGACCGGTCCGACTGTGGACACAAAGAGGACGCTGGTGTGGTCTGCTCAGGTCTGACTACTCCAGAACCGCCATGTTGGATTTAATCCAGTCTGAGACACGTCTGTCCCAGGACAACAAGTCATTAAGTCTTTGCTGCTGCTTGtaaattattatcatttattgGTTTTCTTACATGTTgggacaaaagacaaaaatcctgttgatgaattttaaacacttaggtcttttctgtatttgtggaaaataaaagtatccaattttaaaataataaatcataaacattaGGCCAGTTAGTTGGATATTAGAGCCTGGGTGACGTttactgaagctgaaactgagttagtAAAGGAGGAAAGTTGGAAATGAAGCTCTGAACGTCTCTTCCTGGTGTTTGTGTCCAGAGATGAGAGCCGTCAGACTCACCGGAGGTCTGGACCGATGTTCTGGGAAAGTGGAGATCCATCGGAACGGCAGCTGGGGGATGATGTGCGACAACTGCTGGAGCAAAGATAAGGCCAGAATGGTTTGCTCCATGCTGCAGTGTGGCCCCGAGCCGCTGAATTATTCAGCCTTTAATCCTCCGTTCACTCAGAGCAAGGACACAGCATCGTACTTTTATAGCTGCAGGAAAAAGTCTTTCCAGAGTCTCTGGCAGTGCATCGAGTACATCAACAGTGAATTTTGCTTAGGATCGAACCCTTCAGGTGTCATCTGTAATGGTGAGGGTTTCATCTGTTCTAAAACTAATATCTTTTATCAAAGTGCATCTTATAAATCAAGCTGCCATCAGGTTCCTCAGACCTGGAGTCAAATGTCTAAATGAGATGTTTCATCTACAGCTTTGGTTGTATCCAGTTACTGTGGGACTGatttaacaaataaagaatTACTTTGATCATTACAAGCTTTAAAATCGATAAATCTGCTACTTCTCCTCCTTCTGCAGGTTCCCTCGGGCTTCTTCGCCCAACCACAGAGAGCAGAACTGAGGTCAGCAAACAGACGACGGGTAAATATGTCAAACACTCGAATCGAATGAAGAAATAAGAATACGGacgctgaaatctgctgaagctaaaactgagatgttaaagaagcagaacagcagccagtttctgaaggaaccgcagagatcttaatgtgtttctgtggggaaaatatttataaataaagttagaaaaactcAGTCCCAGCAGCCATCggctgaatgagccgaaggttctGATGTATAAACAGCTGAAGTCTTCtgactcaacattcacactttaaatgtagaaaatgacCCATAAAGCTTCTGATTGATCTCTGAGACACGAGCcagatgtgatgaagatgatgtttCTGTTAATCCAGCTGCAATGACCTCAGCAGCGGCGGCGGTCAAAGATTCACCGTCACCGTCTCCAGAACTGCTCAGCACCATCGCCCTGGCTCTGGtgctcctcgtcttcctcatcATTAACACGGTTCTCTGCTGCCTGTACAGAAGACGACACGGTGAGCCTTCGTCTCTTCCATGTCTGTCTGGTTTCTGTTCAGCCCGTTCGTAAACTCggttttctgtctgcagctttCTTGCTCCAGCAGACGCGCTCCAACCAACGACGTCAGGCTGAAAATCCTCCGAACAACGATTCTGTAAATCTGGTTAAAGTCACAGCAAACCCACAGCAAACAGACAGTAAGACGTCCGACATCCCTGAGAATATCATTTACTGCTTCAAATACTAAtagtttcagtcttttctttcaTCATAACCTGGATTTTTACACTGTAAGCACGCCGTCATGCAGTTATCtccctgtttttgtgtttttgtgtgaaagtcGCCTCCAACAGCAGGTTTCTTTGGACGCAGCTTAGTAGCGCTGACAGCACGTCAGTAGATACAGACTGTGAGCCGTATGAGCCGGGAAATGACCTGTCTGTCGGTTTATCCACCTTCCACAGTGAGCGCTTCGTTTCTCACCCTTTGCTTCTCGTGTTTCTGCAGTTTGCGGTTGAAGCTGCTCTGCAGTTTGGCTGCAGATCATGCTGAACGTGGGTTTGCAGGATGCTGTGCGATTAAACTGTTGCATCGTGTCGTTCTGCAGATTCTCTGCGATACAGAACAGACATTAACCCTTTGATGAGACCTTCGGCTCTCCACAGCCTGTGTGAGGAAGGTGAGCCTCCTGCCGGCTGTCAAACCGTCACTGCACTGAGCTGAACGGGTTCCTTCTGTCATCATCTGAACACAAGCTGAGGGACGCCTCaggatgaaaacacagaaactccCTTTTAAAGCCTGAAAAGGCCAGAGAGGAACGAAACGTTCCTGTgtcagaaccttcagaaccttcagaacTTTCAGCTGATgagacttttggttttaatcctttttaaaatatttaactttatttacaaatatcttCCCATAGAAGCAGTGTTGTCtttgcttcagctgctggctggacttttagcttttctccaGCCTTTAGCTCGTATTTCAGCCTTTCATATGAATACATGAAAGGATGAATACATGACTGTAACACAACTAATCTGATCTCCAAACAAGAGAAAGACTCCGGAGATGAACTTAgatattttcacttttcatttccaGGCCTTGAAGTTCCAAACGAAGCGGCAGCAGGTTTGCTGAACGCTAACGGAGGAGCCACGGATCCGAAATATGCCCGAATATCAAAGATCTCTGAGGACTCGTTCGACTCCTCCAGCACCTCCTCCGGCGAATGCTACGAGAACATAAACCCTGTCTGTGACCCCGGCTGTGACCCAGGTGAGTCCAGTTCCTCCGCTCTGAGCTCAGCCCTGTTTCTGTGATTCTGAAGAGTTTGTCCCTGTTCATCACCACACATCTgatgttcaggttttattttactctttttgtcGCCGAGGCTCCAAATTCCTCCTTTTCAGGTGGGGAAAATgctggggtgggggggtttTGGGTCAGTGGAGGAGTAAAAGATGAAACTCTGGAAATaatctgacattttaatttctgtagaATCTGTGGGCGTTTGACGaaaactttctgtttctctttgtttttgtgggaGGAAGTGATGAAGAGTCGACCTGAAACTAAATGCAGTGCTGTGCTCTGAAattacagaaccagaaccggccCGGCCCGCAGTCTTTAACCCTCCGCTGTACTCAAACGCTCTTCTGTTCCAAGCTGACTCGAAGCAGCAGAGTTCAGGTAAACGGCACCGAGCAGCAGCTACAGGTGTGGGAATTTAAGGAGTTTTTAACgacttgttgtttgtttgatcaTCAGATGATGAAGATTACTGTCCTGTGAGCCCCGACTGAAAGCCTTCCTCTGaggatgatgatgtcatcagtttACAGGAAACAGAGAGGCGTTTTCACGTCTCACAGGaggaaacacaaactttaaaatcaaactaaaacataaaagagcttaaattcaaactggactgtaaataaaaactaaaactgcagGCGTGTAAATCTCTGTAGAGTCACTGTTGAgactaaaaataagaataaaataatctttagtGCTTTTTATCCTCTGTGACCTTTGTGTTCTGTTTGCCTGAAACGACCcgacctgcagctgcagacataCTCTGAGTGACTCAACCCGGAGTTAAGGGGAACAAGGTTTAACTCCGGGGCTTTTCTTTACCTTCTTTTCTGGTGTTGCAGTGAAATTACCAGATTAGATTAAACTCcagacataaaaacctgaagaagaaaaattcACTTAAACTCACCTGAGGTTCAGGTTGTTTTCACTGCTGCTGAACCTcatcaggaggttctgatccGGTTCTTCTTTTAGGTTCTGTCCGGGTCGTTACGGGTCCGCGCCAGACTCTCTGTGATGTCTCCAAGAGGCCCTCATGACCTCATTTCCTGTTCCTCGGACCTCAAGCTTTGGGgattaaacattaaatgttttcatttaataagtCGATCCTGACTCTACGGTGGCCCCGAAGGGTCAAACACATCAACAACACACTGAAGGtataacagtaaataaaacaacctaTAAATCCATACAGACATGATCCGTGACAGCGGTTAAAAACTTGGAGAATGGTTGGATTCGACTGCAGATTTATAAGGATTTTCTTCagaaacagagttaaaataCACTGCccgaagtgctacagctacctgctgctgctatttaatCTGACAAATAATCCCATAATTCAGTATAAACAAACATGTAGTGCAAAGCCACATTTTATTAATATCACTGTCCTTACAGTGTTAGAAAACGGGATTCTTTGATGAATTGCTTAGCATCGCTAATGTTCAGCTAAACTAGCTTAAAGCTACAGTTAACATTCAAagctgaaacaatgaaaacaatctaattcaaactctgaaagGGAAACTGAAAGTGTATAACTTAGAACTTGTCTTTACCTTCTGATTTAGGCTGACTTGTCTTGTCCTGCTGGAAGTTTGatgttaaaaagttaaattaatacCGGAAGTAGGAGCAGCCGTTAGCCGTTAGCTCCCGGAGTTAACGGTCAACTGAGGGCGGcttgtgtttaaaatacaagATTATTCTGCttctaaattattaaaaatatgttaGAAAACGCATCATTAAGAGTAACATGAAGAATATAAACGTTTAAACCTCCAAATATGTTGCTTTGACTCCTTTTGGGTTGTTTGTAACTGATCAGGATACTCATCCGGGGACTTAATGGCGCATGCGTACTTGCCTGTAAACAAACCGACACTATGTTTTCTTGTAAGGACTCATCACAACATTAATAGCACTTTTCAAGGTTTTCTGCATGTGCTAACACTTTAGTTTTTGAAATTACTGTCTGCTATAAATGAATAAGAACTTTAAATAATGTTGTGtgagctgaaagctgctggTTGAAGCTTTTCTCTACAGGAAACACCTGAGTCCAAACAAACACGTGTTCTTAaggttttttctgctgttttaaaagatttttttgctgtttttaagggTTGTTAAggtgtttttataaattgttctgctgttttaatgtcttttcaggtgttttaaggttttttcctgctgtcttaaggatttgttttaaggtgttaggatttcttttgctgtttttaggttctgttctgctttttgggatgttttcaatgttttttcagctatttttcaggattcttgtgctgtttcaaggattgttctgcaattttaaggatcattctgctatttttaaggattattctgttatttttaagcattgttctgcaattttaagggtttgttccgTCTAGTTTCAGCCTCTTAAGCAACTTTCAGTAATCATTCATCTGTTTCTGGCTGCAGCTTCAACTGTTCAAAACCAGCTTGCATTGACATTTCAGCGTTTAAAACAGTTCAgcacagtttcagcttcttcagcatcTTTTAGttaaatcattcagcaaaaaagcattcacactgcaatttctctagttcaTCTATATTGTCCCAcataatatttctaaataaaagtcTGTTCAGCTGAACTGGCTGCTGACCCATATCAGACGAAGGTGGAGGAtgaagtttaatttgatttaaaaaaacagtaaatcttCCTGTCAGATTGGATCAAATAAGCTGTTCTGCCGTTCTTACAGATGAATATAAACCAGAATCCTGAATGAGTCTGAATTAAAGTAGAGATTAAAAGTCTGCAGGGAAAGATTAAGCCAATGAGAGTCGGTAAAATGACTCGTTAATCTCTTCGTTTCGTTTGTTTCAGTGGCCCGGGTCCATGGAGCTCCTCAGAGTCTGGATGACGGCGTGGATGGTGGGCTCCAGGTGGGACACAGGGCGAAGTCACCCCCCCTCCCAGCCCAGGTATCTGAAGTTCACCTGActccagtggtttccaaagcTGGGCTTGGAACCCACTGTGGGCCGTGAAAGACCAAGTAAATGGACTCAAATAGTCAGGACCAACttctttagcttgttttaaaaataattatttaaagctaaattcAAAAGTAacgactgatttttatttgttggtttttagaCGTTTCTATAACTTCAGTCAGTTTCGAGTCATTTCAGAAatctttgttggtttttctttctttaacaaagatataaaacaaatatttccacATCTGCAGGAACACATTTGTGTGGTTAGTTCTCCGTTTATTATGATAAGTTTAAAGGAGTTAAACGTAACGTTCGGAGAcgaactttcttttttttatactttatttttaattgtcagatttacatttttatacagcacaaaagtttacaaaaatatgagaaaaaaggGAACAACAAACGACACTCAGAACAAATAGGTCACCAAGGGAGGGATACTGCGAAGCAAAATACCTAAACCACACACACCAATTCGGCAAGCAGGTTACAATGTACTTAAATTTTCATGAAGAGTCCAACAGGCAAGGGATTTGTCCAAATTTACCAGGTCCCATCCATCCCCCCCAGCACCCCCTCACATCTTTCACCCCGAGTAATGTACAAATAACACTCAACTTGCTTTCAAGTTCTTATATATAAACCATTTATACCaatatttttcaattttgtccTGTTGTAGTCTGAGGGAGAAGGTAAGCGTTTCCATATGACATATTTCTTCTACCGTGGCTGACCAGTCTCTCACAGTCGGTGGGCTCCCGCTGAACCATCTTCTTGTTATTGATTTCTTTCCTGCTATcaataatattttcaaaagataCTTATCTTGAACGTTGAGTTCATTTGGTAGATTACATAAATACATAGTTTGAAAATTGTGCCCAATTTCAAAACCAAgtattacttttatttctttaactatAGTTAACCAATAGGGATAAATCAGCGGGCAGCCCCAAAATATGTGAAAGTGGTCAGCCATCACATTatcacattttctccaacaatGCCCAGTTACTGCCCTACCGGTCTGAGAGAATGTTCTTTTGGGGGTTATAAAGAACCTAACCATGTTCTTCCATGAAAATTCCCTCCAAAGTCTTGaactggtggtggtggagtTGATTTGGCAGATGTTTAGCCACTCCTCCTCCGTTAGTGTTATGTTCGCCTCCCTTTCCCATGTATTTTTGATATATAGTGTTGATGTTNNNNNNNNNNNNNNNNNNNNNNAAAAAGATCTCATcttctttactttctttgtttcctttgctGACAGCAGTAAATGTGATGACTTGTGGTGCTGACATTAGATCTATGTGCAGTTTTTCTTCAT
The DNA window shown above is from Kryptolebias marmoratus isolate JLee-2015 linkage group LG5, ASM164957v2, whole genome shotgun sequence and carries:
- the LOC108238751 gene encoding deleted in malignant brain tumors 1 protein isoform X2 gives rise to the protein MQLLGSVLIIHLCCFYPAFQTDEVTVTTGGNQTDAQESSSDPYVQNLVRKCSWTLRMPGNRSREPVPLLPDSVDLLAEEVCRDLSCGGVYQVNRSSSPSSSSSSCLQDCSLQDLRLQNCSRSARRNCSVIHQVDCEHEPVRLAGGSDRCNGRVEVWRDGEWGTVCDDQWDLKDADVVCAQLGCGFALNATGQGGPFPRGRGPVLLDELNCTGKEDNLWACPSEQDRSDCGHKEDAGVVCSEMRAVRLTGGLDRCSGKVEIHRNGSWGMMCDNCWSKDKARMVCSMLQCGPEPLNYSAFNPPFTQSKDTASYFYSCRKKSFQSLWQCIEYINSEFCLGSNPSGVICNGSLGLLRPTTESRTEVSKQTTAAMTSAAAAVKDSPSPSPELLSTIALALVLLVFLIINTVLCCLYRRRHAFLLQQTRSNQRRQAENPPNNDSVNLVKVTANPQQTDNSLRYRTDINPLMRPSALHSLCEEGLEVPNEAAAGLLNANGGATDPKYARISKISEDSFDSSSTSSGECYENINPVCDPGCDPEPEPARPAVFNPPLYSNALLFQADSKQQSSDDEDYCPVSPD
- the LOC108238751 gene encoding T-cell differentiation antigen CD6 isoform X1, which encodes MQLLGSVLIIHLCCFYPAFQTDEVTVTTGGNQTDAQESSSDPYVQNLVRKCSWTLRMPGNRSREPVPLLPDSVDLLAEEVCRDLSCGGVYQVNRSSSPSSSSSSCLQDCSLQDLRLQNCSRSARRNCSVIHQVDCEHEPVRLAGGSDRCNGRVEVWRDGEWGTVCDDQWDLKDADVVCAQLGCGFALNATGQGGPFPRGRGPVLLDELNCTGKEDNLWACPSEQDRSDCGHKEDAGVVCSEMRAVRLTGGLDRCSGKVEIHRNGSWGMMCDNCWSKDKARMVCSMLQCGPEPLNYSAFNPPFTQSKDTASYFYSCRKKSFQSLWQCIEYINSEFCLGSNPSGVICNGSLGLLRPTTESRTEVSKQTTAAMTSAAAAVKDSPSPSPELLSTIALALVLLVFLIINTVLCCLYRRRHAFLLQQTRSNQRRQAENPPNNDSVNLVKVTANPQQTDIASNSRFLWTQLSSADSTSVDTDCEPYEPGNDLSVGLSTFHNSLRYRTDINPLMRPSALHSLCEEGLEVPNEAAAGLLNANGGATDPKYARISKISEDSFDSSSTSSGECYENINPVCDPGCDPEPEPARPAVFNPPLYSNALLFQADSKQQSSDDEDYCPVSPD